One part of the Arabidopsis thaliana chromosome 1 sequence genome encodes these proteins:
- the CRTISO gene encoding carotenoid isomerase — MDILLMLALLSCLVSAIREQGNLNLITQALKAVGRKMEVIPDPTTVHFHLPNNLSVRIHREYDDFIAELTSKFPHEKEGILGFYGDCWKIFNSLNSLELKSLEEPIYLFGQFFQKPLECLTLAYYLPQNAGAIARKYIKDPQLLSFIDAECFIVSTVNALQTPMINASMVLCDRHYGGINYPVGGVGGIAKSLAEGLVDQGSEIQYKANVKSIILDHGKAVGVRLADGREFFAKTIISNATRWDTFGKLLKGEKLPKEEENFQKVYVKAPSFLSIHMGVKAEVLPPDTDCHHFVLEDDWKNLEEPYGSIFLSIPTILDSSLAPDGRHILHIFTTSSIEDWEGLPPKEYEAKKEDVAARIIQRLEKKLFPGLSSSITFKEVGTPRTHRRFLARDKGTYGPMPRGTPKGLLGMPFNTTAIDGLYCVGDSCFPGQGVIAVAFSGVMCAHRVAADIGLEKKSRVLDVGLLGLLGWLRTLA; from the exons ATGGATATACTTTTGATGTTGGCTCTTCTGTCATGTTTGGTTTCAGCGATAAG GGAACAGGGGAACCTAAACTTGATAACTCAGGCATTGAAGGCAGTTGGTCGTAAGATGGAGGTTATACCTGATCCTACCACTGTCCATTTCCATCTCCCCAATAATCTTTCTGTTCGGATTCATAGGGAATACGATGATTTCATCGCTGAGCTTACGAGCAAGTTTCCTCACGAAAAGGAAGGGATCCTTGGATTCTATGGTGACTGTTGGAAG ATCTTCAACTCATTGAACTCCCTGGAACTAAAGTCACTAGAAGAGCCTATCTACCTTTTTGGACAGTTCTTTCAGAAGCCGCTTGAATGCTTGACACTCG CTTATTACTTGCCCCAAAATGCTGGGGCTATAGCTCGGAAGTACATAAAGGATCCTCAATTATTGTCTTTCATTGATGCAGAg TGTTTCATTGTGAGCACAGTCAATGCTTTGCAGACGCCAATGATCAATGCAAGTATG GTTTTATGTGACAGGCACTATGGAGGAATTAACTACCCGGTTGGTGGAGTTGGTGGGATTGCCAAGTCTTTGGCAGAAGGGCTTGTTGATCAAGGCAGTGAAATACAATACAAGGCTAATGTAAAAAGTATAATACTTGATCATGGAAAGGCA GTTGGTGTAAGGCTAGCAGATGGAAGAGAATTTTTCGCTAAGACGATAATTTCAAATGCTACAAGATGGGATACGTTTG GGAAGCTGTTAAAAGGAGAAAAGCTtcctaaagaagaagaaaatttccaGAAAGTGTACGTCAAGGCTCCATCATTTCTTTCAATTCACATGGGTGTTAAAGCAGAGGTTCTCCCTCCAGATACAGATTGCCATCATTTTGTGCTCGAG GACGATTGGAAGAATCTGGAGGAGCCTTATGGCAGTATTTTCCTCAGCATTCCAACCATTCTTGATTCATCTTTGGCTCCAGATGGTCGACATATACTTCACATATTTACAACTTCGTCCATTGAGGATTGGGAG GGACTCCCTCCAAAAGAGTATGAGGCGAAAAAGGAAGATGTGGCAGCTAGAATAATCCAGAGACTagagaaaaaattgtttccaGGGCTCAGTTCATCTATTACGTTCAAGGAG GTGGGAACACCAAGAACACACAGACGATTTCTTGCGAGGGATAAGGGAACTTATGGGCCAATGCCTAGAGGAACCCCGAAAGGTTTATTAGGCATGCCATTCAATACAACG GCTATAGATGGTCTATACTGCGTGGGGGATAGTTGTTTTCCTGGCCAGGGAGTTATAGCTGTGGCTTTTTCAGGAGTGATGTGTGCTCATCGGGTAGCTGCTGATATTG ggCTTGAGAAGAAATCACGAGTACTTGATGTTGGCCTTCTTGGTTTACTTGGTTGGCTAAGGACACTCGCATAG
- the CRTISO gene encoding carotenoid isomerase (carotenoid isomerase (CRTISO); CONTAINS InterPro DOMAIN/s: Fumarate reductase/succinate dehydrogenase flavoprotein, N-terminal (InterPro:IPR003953), Carotene isomerase (InterPro:IPR014101); BEST Arabidopsis thaliana protein match is: FAD/NAD(P)-binding oxidoreductase family protein (TAIR:AT1G57770.1); Has 6522 Blast hits to 6439 proteins in 939 species: Archae - 207; Bacteria - 2788; Metazoa - 150; Fungi - 77; Plants - 203; Viruses - 0; Other Eukaryotes - 3097 (source: NCBI BLink).) — protein MDLCFQNPVKCGDRLFSALNTSTYYKLGTSNLGFNGPVLENRKKKKKLPRMVTVKSVSSSVVASTVQGTKRDGGESLYDAIVIGSGIGGLVAATQLAVKEARVLVLEKYLIPGGSSGFYERDGYTFDVGSSVMFGFSDKGNLNLITQALKAVGRKMEVIPDPTTVHFHLPNNLSVRIHREYDDFIAELTSKFPHEKEGILGFYGDCWKIFNSLNSLELKSLEEPIYLFGQFFQKPLECLTLAYYLPQNAGAIARKYIKDPQLLSFIDAECFIVSTVNALQTPMINASMVLCDRHYGGINYPVGGVGGIAKSLAEGLVDQGSEIQYKANVKSIILDHGKAVGVRLADGREFFAKTIISNATRWDTFGKLLKGEKLPKEEENFQKVYVKAPSFLSIHMGVKAEVLPPDTDCHHFVLEDDWKNLEEPYGSIFLSIPTILDSSLAPDGRHILHIFTTSSIEDWEGLPPKEYEAKKEDVAARIIQRLEKKLFPGLSSSITFKEVGTPRTHRRFLARDKGTYGPMPRGTPKGLLGMPFNTTAIDGLYCVGDSCFPGQGVIAVAFSGVMCAHRVAADIGLEKKSRVLDVGLLGLLGWLRTLA, from the exons ATGGATTTGTGTTTTCAAAATCCCGTAAAGTGTGGTGATCGTTTGTTCTCCGCATTGAATACCTCTACGTATTACAAGCTGGGTACTtcgaatttagggtttaatggTCCAGTTTTAGAGaatcggaagaagaagaagaagctgccTCGTATGGTTACAGTGAAATCCGTTTCTTCAAGTGTGGTTGCTAGTACCGTACAAGGGACGAAGAGAGATGGAGGAGAGAGTCTGTACGACGCCATTGTTATCGGTTCTGGGATTGGTGGATTAGTTGCTGCGACTCAGCTAGCTGTGAAAGAAGCTAGGGTTTTAGTTCTTGAGAAGTATTTGATTCCTGGTGGCAGCTCTGGTTTTTACGAGAGAGATGGATATACTTTTGATGTTGGCTCTTCTGTCATGTTTGGTTTCAGCGATAAG GGGAACCTAAACTTGATAACTCAGGCATTGAAGGCAGTTGGTCGTAAGATGGAGGTTATACCTGATCCTACCACTGTCCATTTCCATCTCCCCAATAATCTTTCTGTTCGGATTCATAGGGAATACGATGATTTCATCGCTGAGCTTACGAGCAAGTTTCCTCACGAAAAGGAAGGGATCCTTGGATTCTATGGTGACTGTTGGAAG ATCTTCAACTCATTGAACTCCCTGGAACTAAAGTCACTAGAAGAGCCTATCTACCTTTTTGGACAGTTCTTTCAGAAGCCGCTTGAATGCTTGACACTCG CTTATTACTTGCCCCAAAATGCTGGGGCTATAGCTCGGAAGTACATAAAGGATCCTCAATTATTGTCTTTCATTGATGCAGAg TGTTTCATTGTGAGCACAGTCAATGCTTTGCAGACGCCAATGATCAATGCAAGTATG GTTTTATGTGACAGGCACTATGGAGGAATTAACTACCCGGTTGGTGGAGTTGGTGGGATTGCCAAGTCTTTGGCAGAAGGGCTTGTTGATCAAGGCAGTGAAATACAATACAAGGCTAATGTAAAAAGTATAATACTTGATCATGGAAAGGCA GTTGGTGTAAGGCTAGCAGATGGAAGAGAATTTTTCGCTAAGACGATAATTTCAAATGCTACAAGATGGGATACGTTTG GGAAGCTGTTAAAAGGAGAAAAGCTtcctaaagaagaagaaaatttccaGAAAGTGTACGTCAAGGCTCCATCATTTCTTTCAATTCACATGGGTGTTAAAGCAGAGGTTCTCCCTCCAGATACAGATTGCCATCATTTTGTGCTCGAG GACGATTGGAAGAATCTGGAGGAGCCTTATGGCAGTATTTTCCTCAGCATTCCAACCATTCTTGATTCATCTTTGGCTCCAGATGGTCGACATATACTTCACATATTTACAACTTCGTCCATTGAGGATTGGGAG GGACTCCCTCCAAAAGAGTATGAGGCGAAAAAGGAAGATGTGGCAGCTAGAATAATCCAGAGACTagagaaaaaattgtttccaGGGCTCAGTTCATCTATTACGTTCAAGGAG GTGGGAACACCAAGAACACACAGACGATTTCTTGCGAGGGATAAGGGAACTTATGGGCCAATGCCTAGAGGAACCCCGAAAGGTTTATTAGGCATGCCATTCAATACAACG GCTATAGATGGTCTATACTGCGTGGGGGATAGTTGTTTTCCTGGCCAGGGAGTTATAGCTGTGGCTTTTTCAGGAGTGATGTGTGCTCATCGGGTAGCTGCTGATATTG ggCTTGAGAAGAAATCACGAGTACTTGATGTTGGCCTTCTTGGTTTACTTGGTTGGCTAAGGACACTCGCATAG
- the CRTISO gene encoding carotenoid isomerase, with the protein MDLCFQNPVKCGDRLFSALNTSTYYKLGTSNLGFNGPVLENRKKKKKLPRMVTVKSVSSSVVASTVQGTKRDGGESLYDAIVIGSGIGGLVAATQLAVKEARVLVLEKYLIPGGSSGFYERDGYTFDVGSSVMFGFSDKGNLNLITQALKAVGRKMEVIPDPTTVHFHLPNNLSVRIHREYDDFIAELTSKFPHEKEGILGFYGDCWKIFNSLNSLELKSLEEPIYLFGQFFQKPLECLTLAYYLPQNAGAIARKYIKDPQLLSFIDAECFIVSTVNALQTPMINASMVLCDRHYGGINYPVGGVGGIAKSLAEGLVDQGSEIQYKANVKSIILDHGKAVGVRLADGREFFAKTIISNATRWDTFGKLLKGEKLPKEEENFQKVYVKAPSFLSIHMGVKAEVLPPDTDCHHFVLEDDWKNLEEPYGSIFLSIPTILDSSLAPDGRHILHIFTTSSIEDWEGLPPKEYEAKKEDVAARIIQRLEKKLFPGLSSSITFKEVGTPRTHRRFLARDKGTYGPMPRGTPKGLLGMPFNTTAIDGLYCVGDSCFPGQGVIAVAFSGVMCAHRVAADIGEKMPYFCNMLNRMG; encoded by the exons ATGGATTTGTGTTTTCAAAATCCCGTAAAGTGTGGTGATCGTTTGTTCTCCGCATTGAATACCTCTACGTATTACAAGCTGGGTACTtcgaatttagggtttaatggTCCAGTTTTAGAGaatcggaagaagaagaagaagctgccTCGTATGGTTACAGTGAAATCCGTTTCTTCAAGTGTGGTTGCTAGTACCGTACAAGGGACGAAGAGAGATGGAGGAGAGAGTCTGTACGACGCCATTGTTATCGGTTCTGGGATTGGTGGATTAGTTGCTGCGACTCAGCTAGCTGTGAAAGAAGCTAGGGTTTTAGTTCTTGAGAAGTATTTGATTCCTGGTGGCAGCTCTGGTTTTTACGAGAGAGATGGATATACTTTTGATGTTGGCTCTTCTGTCATGTTTGGTTTCAGCGATAAG GGGAACCTAAACTTGATAACTCAGGCATTGAAGGCAGTTGGTCGTAAGATGGAGGTTATACCTGATCCTACCACTGTCCATTTCCATCTCCCCAATAATCTTTCTGTTCGGATTCATAGGGAATACGATGATTTCATCGCTGAGCTTACGAGCAAGTTTCCTCACGAAAAGGAAGGGATCCTTGGATTCTATGGTGACTGTTGGAAG ATCTTCAACTCATTGAACTCCCTGGAACTAAAGTCACTAGAAGAGCCTATCTACCTTTTTGGACAGTTCTTTCAGAAGCCGCTTGAATGCTTGACACTCG CTTATTACTTGCCCCAAAATGCTGGGGCTATAGCTCGGAAGTACATAAAGGATCCTCAATTATTGTCTTTCATTGATGCAGAg TGTTTCATTGTGAGCACAGTCAATGCTTTGCAGACGCCAATGATCAATGCAAGTATG GTTTTATGTGACAGGCACTATGGAGGAATTAACTACCCGGTTGGTGGAGTTGGTGGGATTGCCAAGTCTTTGGCAGAAGGGCTTGTTGATCAAGGCAGTGAAATACAATACAAGGCTAATGTAAAAAGTATAATACTTGATCATGGAAAGGCA GTTGGTGTAAGGCTAGCAGATGGAAGAGAATTTTTCGCTAAGACGATAATTTCAAATGCTACAAGATGGGATACGTTTG GGAAGCTGTTAAAAGGAGAAAAGCTtcctaaagaagaagaaaatttccaGAAAGTGTACGTCAAGGCTCCATCATTTCTTTCAATTCACATGGGTGTTAAAGCAGAGGTTCTCCCTCCAGATACAGATTGCCATCATTTTGTGCTCGAG GACGATTGGAAGAATCTGGAGGAGCCTTATGGCAGTATTTTCCTCAGCATTCCAACCATTCTTGATTCATCTTTGGCTCCAGATGGTCGACATATACTTCACATATTTACAACTTCGTCCATTGAGGATTGGGAG GGACTCCCTCCAAAAGAGTATGAGGCGAAAAAGGAAGATGTGGCAGCTAGAATAATCCAGAGACTagagaaaaaattgtttccaGGGCTCAGTTCATCTATTACGTTCAAGGAG GTGGGAACACCAAGAACACACAGACGATTTCTTGCGAGGGATAAGGGAACTTATGGGCCAATGCCTAGAGGAACCCCGAAAGGTTTATTAGGCATGCCATTCAATACAACG GCTATAGATGGTCTATACTGCGTGGGGGATAGTTGTTTTCCTGGCCAGGGAGTTATAGCTGTGGCTTTTTCAGGAGTGATGTGTGCTCATCGGGTAGCTGCTGATATTGGTGAGAAAATGCCATATTTTTGCAATATGTTAAATAGAATGGGTTGA
- the CRTISO gene encoding carotenoid isomerase has protein sequence MDLCFQNPVKCGDRLFSALNTSTYYKLGTSNLGFNGPVLENRKKKKKLPRMVTVKSVSSSVVASTVQGTKRDGGESLYDAIVIGSGIGGLVAATQLAVKEARVLVLEKYLIPGGSSGFYERDGYTFDVGSSVMFGFSDKGNLNLITQALKAVGRKMEVIPDPTTVHFHLPNNLSVRIHREYDDFIAELTSKFPHEKEGILGFYGDCWKIFNSLNSLELKSLEEPIYLFGQFFQKPLECLTLAYYLPQNAGAIARKYIKDPQLLSFIDAECFIVSTVNALQTPMINASMVLCDRHYGGINYPVGGVGGIAKSLAEGLVDQGSEIQYKANVKSIILDHGKAVGVRLADGREFFAKTIISNATRWDTFGKLLKGEKLPKEEENFQKVYVKAPSFLSIHMGVKAEVLPPDTDCHHFVLEDDWKNLEEPYGSIFLSIPTILDSSLAPDGRHILHIFTTSSIEDWEGLPPKEYEAKKEDVAARIIQRLEKKLFPGLSSSITFKEVRLVLYSPTILHAHCRNGDSRSA, from the exons ATGGATTTGTGTTTTCAAAATCCCGTAAAGTGTGGTGATCGTTTGTTCTCCGCATTGAATACCTCTACGTATTACAAGCTGGGTACTtcgaatttagggtttaatggTCCAGTTTTAGAGaatcggaagaagaagaagaagctgccTCGTATGGTTACAGTGAAATCCGTTTCTTCAAGTGTGGTTGCTAGTACCGTACAAGGGACGAAGAGAGATGGAGGAGAGAGTCTGTACGACGCCATTGTTATCGGTTCTGGGATTGGTGGATTAGTTGCTGCGACTCAGCTAGCTGTGAAAGAAGCTAGGGTTTTAGTTCTTGAGAAGTATTTGATTCCTGGTGGCAGCTCTGGTTTTTACGAGAGAGATGGATATACTTTTGATGTTGGCTCTTCTGTCATGTTTGGTTTCAGCGATAAG GGGAACCTAAACTTGATAACTCAGGCATTGAAGGCAGTTGGTCGTAAGATGGAGGTTATACCTGATCCTACCACTGTCCATTTCCATCTCCCCAATAATCTTTCTGTTCGGATTCATAGGGAATACGATGATTTCATCGCTGAGCTTACGAGCAAGTTTCCTCACGAAAAGGAAGGGATCCTTGGATTCTATGGTGACTGTTGGAAG ATCTTCAACTCATTGAACTCCCTGGAACTAAAGTCACTAGAAGAGCCTATCTACCTTTTTGGACAGTTCTTTCAGAAGCCGCTTGAATGCTTGACACTCG CTTATTACTTGCCCCAAAATGCTGGGGCTATAGCTCGGAAGTACATAAAGGATCCTCAATTATTGTCTTTCATTGATGCAGAg TGTTTCATTGTGAGCACAGTCAATGCTTTGCAGACGCCAATGATCAATGCAAGTATG GTTTTATGTGACAGGCACTATGGAGGAATTAACTACCCGGTTGGTGGAGTTGGTGGGATTGCCAAGTCTTTGGCAGAAGGGCTTGTTGATCAAGGCAGTGAAATACAATACAAGGCTAATGTAAAAAGTATAATACTTGATCATGGAAAGGCA GTTGGTGTAAGGCTAGCAGATGGAAGAGAATTTTTCGCTAAGACGATAATTTCAAATGCTACAAGATGGGATACGTTTG GGAAGCTGTTAAAAGGAGAAAAGCTtcctaaagaagaagaaaatttccaGAAAGTGTACGTCAAGGCTCCATCATTTCTTTCAATTCACATGGGTGTTAAAGCAGAGGTTCTCCCTCCAGATACAGATTGCCATCATTTTGTGCTCGAG GACGATTGGAAGAATCTGGAGGAGCCTTATGGCAGTATTTTCCTCAGCATTCCAACCATTCTTGATTCATCTTTGGCTCCAGATGGTCGACATATACTTCACATATTTACAACTTCGTCCATTGAGGATTGGGAG GGACTCCCTCCAAAAGAGTATGAGGCGAAAAAGGAAGATGTGGCAGCTAGAATAATCCAGAGACTagagaaaaaattgtttccaGGGCTCAGTTCATCTATTACGTTCAAGGAGGTTAGGCTTGTTCTTTATTCCCCTACTATTTTACATGCACATTGTAGAAATGGTGATAGTAGGTCTGCATGA
- a CDS encoding Glutaredoxin family protein (Glutaredoxin family protein; FUNCTIONS IN: electron carrier activity, protein disulfide oxidoreductase activity; INVOLVED IN: cell redox homeostasis; LOCATED IN: endomembrane system; EXPRESSED IN: 19 plant structures; EXPRESSED DURING: 9 growth stages; CONTAINS InterPro DOMAIN/s: Glutaredoxin-like, plant II (InterPro:IPR011905), Thioredoxin fold (InterPro:IPR012335), Glutaredoxin (InterPro:IPR002109), Thioredoxin-like fold (InterPro:IPR012336); BEST Arabidopsis thaliana protein match is: Thioredoxin superfamily protein (TAIR:AT2G30540.1); Has 1028 Blast hits to 1026 proteins in 139 species: Archae - 0; Bacteria - 4; Metazoa - 195; Fungi - 77; Plants - 717; Viruses - 0; Other Eukaryotes - 35 (source: NCBI BLink).), with amino-acid sequence MDKVMRMSSEKGVVIFTKSSCCLSYAVQVLFQDLGVNPKIHEIDKDPECREIEKALMRLGCSKPVPAVFIGGKLVGSTNEVMSMHLSSSLVPLVKPYLC; translated from the coding sequence ATGGACAAAGTTATGAGAATGTCGTCCGAAAAAGGGGTGGTTATATTTACCAAGAGCTCCTGTTGTTTGTCCTATGCGGTTCAAGTTCTCTTCCAAGATCTTGGTGTTAACCCTAAGATCCACGAGATTGATAAGGACCCTGAATGCCGAGAGATAGAGAAGGCTCTTATGAGGCTAGGGTGTTCAAAGCCGGTCCCAGCCGTCTTCATTGGTGGCAAGCTCGTTGGTTCGACCAACGAAGTAATGTCCATGCACCTAAGCAGCTCGCTCGTTCCCCTAGTGAAGCCATATTTATGTTAA